The following coding sequences are from one Leptospira mayottensis 200901116 window:
- a CDS encoding DUF1554 domain-containing protein, producing the protein MLESKRKSIIPLISKGMRILKLRMDGIVALICSQSASSAGGMSRSRKPFQKQNRSSRYEKVYSIFFIWITVLLIGCSGENSNPTIGTISMGSIKDSLLNLIHSHSSNQSLIPSSGLYVFVSSYTNNASVPPLSHNGNFGGIAGADAYCNSHIPTSLTGTGSYKAMLVDGTNRVATTVGATSSKGQKDWVFEKNTSYYKADGNLVFTTNDAGLFDFSNGSLTYSFTDVFSIYDFGIWTGLQSDWKTVTSTQLCSSASQPWTSGNSSIRGSIGYANHKNASSISAGSIPCQWTSTEDPEDPQATVEMGVLCVQEKPITLKAKIGFLEDEQCHHSNSFFTIPWKQCHEFKRHFDPVSGAAISSDVPSPGSYRPVPGQVHLNFFNSSQTNPVGCYISNLQSDLDGNVSGQIDNCLKSNPAPDKVRITLVLDYKTNLAYNNSIGTIRSVWEKTRISALNYLPYDQSKFFQTLFVEPNTDQAMVEPYFEVVLPLSSYWNAATKTYELGTVNLLDSVPKNMASSMRLTLSNWQGTVEFQNRLKNESVDKIQFDMFLNDSTRNCVRCYTINFVGTQGTSAYAGNLILPVPNANNFPTIYPVDTLGHEFGHTVTFSAAPWLIPPPVHWAGQFRNSSNQNYARTDHASEYQDMKTALFEGIVNPIGRYLISGNQGNWPSDRYFLGMNLEGWQLNPIVDQQYSDYQRFRYEMWARGIAENSPEWASRLQKISSVGSSFTDYFTNSNNEFRYDGFVHYLLQTAPYHIDSYTATGVIAPYLYQVEYRYDQMKLLGEILDGGPANFKWVSYGDVVHPKNSRVSLKDLLVTLGEMHDGSPLPQNGSPGFTDAYLSIKSPFSPQSLGWRLVQKGLISKDEVNNLYRAVGMDQLANICGYPWALVDCQ; encoded by the coding sequence ATGTTAGAATCAAAAAGAAAGTCTATCATTCCTTTGATTTCCAAAGGAATGAGGATTTTAAAGTTAAGAATGGATGGAATCGTTGCATTGATATGCAGCCAATCTGCCTCAAGCGCGGGTGGGATGAGTAGATCCCGCAAACCGTTTCAAAAACAAAACCGAAGTTCTCGATATGAAAAAGTATATTCCATCTTTTTTATATGGATTACGGTTTTGCTGATCGGATGCAGTGGAGAAAATTCCAATCCTACAATAGGGACTATCTCTATGGGAAGTATAAAAGATTCCTTGTTGAATCTTATACACTCTCATTCATCGAACCAGAGTTTGATTCCTTCCAGTGGATTGTATGTGTTTGTTTCCAGTTATACGAACAATGCTTCCGTTCCGCCTCTATCTCATAATGGAAATTTTGGAGGAATTGCAGGCGCGGATGCATATTGTAATTCTCATATTCCGACGAGTTTAACCGGAACCGGGTCTTATAAGGCGATGCTTGTGGATGGAACCAATCGTGTCGCTACCACGGTGGGGGCGACTTCTTCGAAGGGTCAAAAGGATTGGGTATTTGAAAAGAATACGTCTTATTACAAAGCCGATGGAAATCTTGTGTTCACTACCAACGACGCAGGGTTGTTCGACTTTTCGAATGGAAGTCTAACATATTCGTTTACTGATGTTTTTTCCATCTATGATTTCGGAATTTGGACCGGACTTCAATCCGACTGGAAAACCGTCACTTCCACACAACTTTGTTCCTCCGCATCCCAACCTTGGACGAGCGGAAATTCGTCCATCCGTGGATCCATAGGATATGCGAATCACAAAAACGCATCTTCCATTTCCGCAGGTTCGATCCCTTGTCAATGGACTTCAACGGAAGATCCAGAAGACCCACAAGCCACTGTGGAAATGGGTGTTTTGTGTGTTCAGGAAAAACCGATCACACTCAAAGCAAAAATCGGTTTTTTGGAAGATGAACAATGTCACCATTCAAATTCTTTTTTTACGATTCCTTGGAAACAATGCCACGAGTTCAAACGCCACTTTGATCCTGTAAGCGGAGCTGCAATTTCCAGTGATGTTCCGAGTCCCGGAAGTTACAGACCCGTTCCGGGACAGGTCCATTTGAATTTCTTCAACAGTTCCCAAACAAATCCTGTGGGATGTTATATCTCCAATTTGCAAAGCGACTTGGATGGAAACGTAAGCGGACAGATCGACAACTGTCTTAAGTCAAACCCCGCTCCGGATAAAGTTCGAATCACTCTCGTGCTGGATTACAAAACAAATCTTGCATATAACAATTCGATCGGAACAATTCGGAGTGTTTGGGAAAAAACAAGAATCTCTGCTCTCAATTACTTGCCCTATGACCAGAGTAAATTTTTCCAAACCTTGTTTGTGGAACCAAATACGGATCAGGCTATGGTGGAACCTTATTTCGAAGTGGTGCTGCCTTTGAGCTCGTATTGGAATGCGGCAACAAAAACGTACGAGTTGGGTACGGTGAATCTTTTAGACTCCGTACCCAAGAACATGGCGAGCAGCATGCGACTGACCCTTTCAAATTGGCAAGGTACGGTGGAATTCCAGAATCGATTGAAAAACGAATCGGTGGATAAGATTCAATTCGATATGTTTCTCAACGATTCTACTCGTAATTGTGTCCGTTGCTACACGATCAATTTTGTCGGCACGCAGGGTACGAGTGCATATGCGGGAAATCTTATTCTCCCAGTGCCGAATGCGAATAATTTTCCAACTATCTATCCTGTTGACACGTTAGGTCATGAATTCGGTCATACGGTGACATTCTCTGCAGCTCCCTGGTTAATTCCTCCTCCCGTACATTGGGCCGGACAATTTAGGAATTCCAGCAACCAAAACTATGCACGCACAGATCACGCCAGCGAATACCAAGACATGAAAACCGCATTGTTTGAGGGTATCGTGAATCCGATCGGCAGATATTTGATCAGTGGGAATCAAGGCAACTGGCCATCGGATCGATATTTTCTAGGTATGAATCTAGAAGGTTGGCAATTGAATCCGATCGTTGATCAGCAGTATTCCGATTATCAGAGATTTCGATATGAGATGTGGGCCCGAGGAATCGCGGAAAACTCTCCGGAATGGGCGTCTCGATTACAGAAGATTTCAAGTGTCGGCTCTAGTTTCACCGATTACTTCACGAATTCGAATAACGAATTTCGCTACGACGGTTTCGTGCATTATCTGTTGCAAACCGCTCCGTATCATATCGATAGTTACACGGCCACCGGAGTAATTGCGCCTTACCTGTATCAGGTGGAATATCGATACGATCAAATGAAGTTGCTGGGAGAAATTTTGGACGGAGGACCGGCTAATTTCAAGTGGGTTTCTTACGGAGACGTGGTTCATCCTAAAAACTCTCGAGTGAGTTTGAAAGATTTGCTGGTTACTTTGGGCGAGATGCACGACGGTTCTCCTCTTCCACAAAATGGAAGTCCCGGGTTTACGGATGCGTATCTTTCCATCAAAAGTCCGTTTTCTCCTCAGTCTCTCGGATGGAGACTCGTGCAGAAAGGACTCATCTCAAAGGACGAAGTAAACAACTTGTATCGCGCCGTGGGAATGGACCAACTCGCAAATATCTGCGGTTATCCATGGGCTCTTGTGGACTGTCAATGA
- a CDS encoding MbnP family copper-binding protein: protein MFKKISVFITIISMCSILIHCPWDKKKDDSDLTNIAALIALAGAPGIQFSAYAGTQKLECGQTLRGHARSSENLPNAHIAESTTFQLHDFRFFVHGVTLIQNSGEEIPLSLNQDGKFQSGDIALLDFENKTGKCNGTSETNHFVSAFVAPNTYKGIKFIVGLPENKNHLDADNQLPPLNNSGMYWSWTSGYKFLKLDFETAETLESSIHIGSANCVGTGSSSTCARANRIPVTLTPDGGFDPSTQEIKINIQALLQGIDLQANSNAAMCMSGIVGATSIGCPIIFANIGLDLNAGTPISPVRTVFSIKAKN from the coding sequence ATGTTTAAAAAAATTTCCGTTTTCATCACGATAATTTCCATGTGTTCCATCTTGATTCATTGTCCTTGGGATAAAAAGAAGGACGATTCGGACCTTACCAACATTGCGGCTTTGATCGCTCTTGCGGGCGCGCCTGGAATTCAATTTTCCGCCTACGCCGGAACACAAAAATTGGAATGCGGCCAAACGCTCCGAGGTCATGCAAGAAGCTCGGAAAACCTTCCAAATGCGCACATAGCTGAAAGTACGACGTTTCAACTACACGACTTTCGTTTTTTTGTTCACGGAGTTACATTGATTCAAAACTCGGGAGAAGAAATCCCTCTCTCTCTAAATCAGGACGGAAAATTCCAATCCGGAGATATCGCTCTTTTGGATTTCGAAAACAAAACCGGCAAGTGTAACGGAACTTCGGAAACAAACCATTTCGTTTCGGCCTTCGTTGCCCCGAACACTTACAAAGGAATCAAGTTCATCGTAGGATTGCCTGAAAACAAAAACCACTTGGATGCCGACAATCAACTCCCTCCTCTTAACAATTCCGGAATGTATTGGAGTTGGACGAGCGGTTATAAATTCCTAAAATTGGATTTTGAAACCGCCGAAACCTTAGAATCATCAATCCATATCGGATCAGCCAACTGCGTGGGAACAGGAAGTTCCAGCACTTGTGCGAGGGCAAATCGAATTCCGGTTACATTAACTCCCGACGGCGGTTTTGATCCTTCCACTCAAGAAATCAAGATTAATATCCAGGCCCTATTGCAAGGAATCGACCTTCAGGCAAATTCAAACGCCGCGATGTGCATGTCCGGAATCGTCGGTGCGACGAGTATCGGTTGCCCTATCATCTTTGCAAATATCGGTTTGGATTTGAACGCGGGCACTCCGATCTCGCCGGTTCGAACCGTTTTTTCAATCAAAGCAAAAAATTAA
- a CDS encoding IS5 family transposase (programmed frameshift) has protein sequence MKSDLGHLDIPEEIWKRLHPLLPKRKTNSKKGGRPRLDDRVAMAAIFYRVRTGIQWRYIPPMFGSKSTLHRRFQEWVASGVFDKIEKEALKLYERTVKIRTKRMASDGSFARAPQRGAFTGPNPTDRGKRGLKRHILVDRRGAPVAFVIASAGTHDSKLLFPTLEKFKVFRNKKLLKPEILSLDKAYSNKTIKNNLKKKNIQYRIPNKKNARNPEWIAPLNPFRWTVERTFAWFNAFRAIKTCWEFKFENYKALFQIAFAIILIRMSWK, from the exons ATGAAATCAGATTTAGGTCATTTAGATATCCCTGAAGAGATTTGGAAACGTCTTCATCCCTTGCTACCAAAGCGTAAAACAAACTCCAAGAAAGGAGGTCGTCCTCGGCTTGATGATAGAGTGGCGATGGCCGCAATATTTTACAGGGTAAGAACAGGAATTCAATGGAGATATATACCTCCGATGTTCGGTTCAAAATCAACGTTACATAGAAGATTTCAGGAATGGGTAGCCAGCGGAGTTTTTGATAAAATTGAAAAAGAAGCATTAAAACTTTATGAGCGCACTGTTAAAATTAGAACTAAAAGAATGGCATCTGATGGTAGCTTCGCAAGAGCTC CCCAAAGGGGGGCTTTCACGGGTCCAAACCCGACGGATCGCGGCAAAAGAGGCCTTAAAAGGCATATTCTCGTCGATCGGCGTGGAGCACCTGTAGCTTTTGTAATCGCTTCGGCAGGAACTCACGATTCTAAATTACTTTTTCCTACTTTAGAAAAGTTCAAAGTATTTAGAAACAAAAAATTGCTTAAACCAGAAATCCTTTCTTTAGATAAGGCTTACTCTAACAAAACGATTAAGAACAATTTAAAAAAGAAGAATATTCAATATCGAATTCCAAATAAAAAGAATGCGAGAAATCCTGAATGGATTGCTCCGCTAAATCCTTTTAGATGGACAGTCGAACGTACTTTTGCTTGGTTTAATGCATTTAGAGCCATAAAAACTTGTTGGGAATTCAAATTTGAAAATTATAAGGCATTATTCCAAATCGCATTTGCTATCATTTTAATTAGAATGTCCTGGAAATAG
- the lsa30 gene encoding laminin/fibronectin-binding adhesin Lsa30 — protein sequence MTRNTATLFKLLFFCIFLGNCTFGSVGDSRKEDAKMLQRFLVLFNERPASFRTFLYYTDDQQDSNIGNFDVVSAATIYNLQLQPGSKILWDGVSIRVNPNPVLTVPGQTRTFDAGDHSAKSHTPFTVPLDLPVTSPYGQEYGTPSFNDSNIETITETILTGDVHTSSVPLISGVPSGYLASVKYKINFINLTFQIVAPAVKIVRLQIPSFTLELFPRCRFDITPEKPGSFPVIWKSSGIFQDQGSISILNSISALPNPVDINPYQNVNLYDLILANFRQQDRIIYQIGCNLF from the coding sequence ATGACCCGAAACACAGCGACCCTTTTTAAACTTCTCTTTTTCTGCATCTTTTTGGGAAACTGCACTTTCGGTTCCGTAGGAGATTCCAGAAAAGAAGACGCAAAGATGTTACAGAGGTTTTTGGTTCTTTTCAACGAAAGACCCGCTTCGTTTAGGACCTTTCTGTATTACACAGACGATCAACAAGATTCTAATATAGGAAATTTTGATGTAGTTTCCGCGGCAACCATTTATAATCTTCAGCTACAACCCGGCTCCAAAATTCTCTGGGATGGAGTTTCAATTCGAGTCAATCCCAATCCTGTACTTACAGTTCCCGGGCAAACAAGAACTTTCGACGCGGGAGATCATTCCGCCAAGTCCCACACCCCGTTTACGGTTCCTTTGGATTTGCCAGTCACTTCTCCTTACGGACAAGAATACGGAACGCCTTCGTTTAACGATTCAAATATAGAAACGATCACGGAAACGATTCTCACAGGGGACGTTCATACTTCTTCGGTTCCTCTAATATCAGGAGTTCCCTCCGGCTATCTTGCTTCCGTGAAGTATAAAATCAACTTCATCAACTTAACTTTCCAGATCGTTGCTCCCGCAGTAAAAATAGTAAGGCTACAAATACCCTCCTTTACACTGGAACTCTTTCCAAGATGTAGGTTTGACATAACGCCAGAAAAACCGGGGAGCTTTCCAGTAATCTGGAAATCCAGCGGTATCTTTCAGGATCAGGGTTCCATTTCGATCTTAAATTCGATTTCCGCACTCCCAAATCCTGTGGATATCAATCCTTATCAAAACGTAAACTTATACGATCTGATTTTGGCAAACTTCCGACAGCAAGATCGAATCATATATCAAATAGGCTGTAATCTATTTTAA
- a CDS encoding MbnH family di-heme enzyme — protein MKFLLYSISLLFLIQCGSGILPFGKKKSDLNEALLLLLIPQNSYVWNLPPGFPVPVVPASNPMTQEKVDLGRFLFYDKKLSGNQTQSCASCHKQSIAFTDGLTTAIGSTGDVHPRNAQGIINVAYNARQTWINPTLKDLEDQMLVPMFGEHPVELGLANRENEILDRLRAENRYQTLFGKAFPFEDPFSVSNVVKAIACFERTLISGRSPYDKFLYEGNIAALGNQRASVIRGAQIFFSEKGECFHCHGGFNFAETSVHVGAVSSEITFHNNGLYNIGGTGDYPPNNQGLYEFTGVASDKGKFRAPSIRNIELTAPYMHDGSIDTLENVVEHYNAGGRNIINGPHAGNGRANPNKNGFVFAIGLTAGEKTDLVNFLKSLTDTEFVNDPKHSDPF, from the coding sequence ATGAAATTTTTATTATATTCCATCTCTTTGTTATTCTTGATTCAGTGCGGATCCGGAATTCTTCCTTTTGGTAAAAAAAAATCGGATCTAAACGAAGCCCTTCTGCTTCTACTGATTCCGCAAAACTCGTACGTTTGGAATCTACCTCCCGGATTTCCGGTTCCGGTCGTTCCGGCTTCTAATCCTATGACCCAAGAGAAAGTGGATCTCGGCAGATTCTTATTTTATGATAAAAAACTTTCGGGTAACCAAACCCAGTCTTGTGCGTCTTGTCACAAACAATCGATCGCATTTACGGACGGTTTAACGACCGCCATCGGTTCCACGGGAGACGTTCATCCCAGAAACGCACAGGGAATCATCAATGTTGCATATAACGCTCGCCAAACATGGATCAATCCGACTCTTAAAGACCTAGAAGATCAGATGCTCGTTCCAATGTTCGGGGAACATCCTGTAGAACTAGGCCTTGCCAATCGGGAAAACGAAATACTCGATCGTTTAAGAGCGGAGAATCGATATCAAACTTTGTTTGGAAAAGCATTTCCGTTCGAAGATCCTTTTTCCGTTTCCAACGTCGTAAAAGCAATCGCCTGTTTTGAAAGAACCCTCATATCGGGACGTTCTCCTTATGATAAATTTTTGTACGAAGGAAACATTGCGGCACTCGGTAACCAAAGAGCTTCTGTCATTCGTGGAGCTCAGATTTTCTTTTCGGAAAAGGGAGAATGTTTTCATTGCCACGGAGGTTTCAACTTCGCTGAAACGAGCGTACATGTCGGAGCCGTTTCCTCAGAAATCACTTTTCATAACAACGGCCTTTACAACATTGGCGGGACCGGAGACTATCCTCCCAATAATCAGGGTTTGTACGAGTTTACGGGAGTGGCCTCCGATAAAGGCAAATTCCGGGCGCCTTCCATTAGAAATATTGAATTGACCGCTCCCTACATGCACGACGGCTCGATCGATACTCTGGAGAACGTGGTGGAACACTACAACGCAGGAGGAAGAAACATCATCAACGGACCTCACGCAGGAAACGGAAGAGCAAATCCGAATAAAAACGGTTTTGTGTTCGCAATCGGACTTACCGCCGGGGAAAAAACGGACCTCGTGAATTTTTTGAAAAGTTTAACGGATACGGAATTTGTAAATGACCCGAAACACAGCGACCCTTTTTAA
- a CDS encoding IS5 family transposase (programmed frameshift) produces the protein MSRLGDLTNEQWDLLCDLLVEPEARDDGKGRPRVNSRSILDGILWILRTGAPWIDLPDRYPAYQTCHRRFQEWRKNGTLDKILEALLHDLEIRGKMDLSTCFIDGTFVPGKKGAYVFGKTKRGKGTKVMVIVDKNGIPISAGIESASPHESKLAEGAIIRKKVKGKIKDLVGDRAYDSDPLDEYLKKKYKVNLIAPHKSNRKKKKTQDGRKLRKYRGRWKIERTFSWLQNFRRFATRYERNDQNFYGILILACIMIVIRSF, from the exons ATGAGCCGATTAGGTGACTTAACGAACGAACAATGGGATTTGCTTTGCGATTTACTTGTAGAACCCGAAGCAAGAGATGACGGTAAAGGTCGTCCGCGTGTAAATTCAAGATCAATTTTGGACGGTATATTATGGATTCTTCGCACTGGTGCTCCGTGGATAGACCTACCTGATAGATATCCCGCATATCAAACATGCCATCGAAGATTTCAAGAATGGCGCAAAAATGGAACCCTGGATAAAATTTTAGAAGCGCTTCTTCATGACTTAGAAATAAGAGGCAAGATGGATTTAAGTACGTGTTTCATTGACGGGACTTTTGTTCCTGGAAAAAAAGGGGCCTACGTAT TTGGCAAAACTAAACGGGGAAAGGGTACAAAAGTCATGGTTATCGTCGACAAAAATGGTATTCCTATCTCCGCCGGGATTGAAAGTGCTTCGCCGCATGAAAGTAAGCTCGCGGAAGGTGCAATCATCCGCAAAAAAGTCAAAGGCAAAATCAAAGATTTAGTCGGAGATCGTGCTTACGATTCTGATCCTTTAGATGAATATCTTAAAAAGAAATATAAAGTAAATTTGATCGCTCCACACAAATCAAATCGAAAAAAGAAAAAGACACAGGATGGACGTAAGCTGCGGAAATATCGTGGAAGATGGAAAATTGAACGAACTTTTTCTTGGCTACAGAACTTCAGAAGATTTGCAACTCGATACGAACGAAACGATCAAAACTTTTATGGAATTCTGATACTCGCATGTATCATGATCGTTATTAGGAGTTTTTGA
- a CDS encoding STAS domain-containing protein produces the protein MQQLEESTIYPNKNSFRVEFRRNICSVETDEIQEILSQIREVRPDNVILDMTPVVAIPSMVLNRILKFISELKKDQIQISEVKLSEGLQLVFSRLKIDLG, from the coding sequence ATGCAACAGCTGGAAGAGTCCACAATCTACCCTAATAAAAATTCCTTTCGAGTCGAATTCCGCAGGAATATTTGTTCCGTAGAGACCGATGAAATTCAGGAAATTCTTTCTCAAATCCGGGAAGTCCGTCCCGATAACGTCATTTTAGATATGACTCCCGTGGTGGCGATTCCCTCCATGGTTCTCAACCGAATTTTAAAATTTATTTCCGAATTGAAAAAAGATCAAATTCAAATTTCGGAAGTAAAACTGAGCGAAGGTTTGCAACTCGTGTTTTCCAGACTCAAGATCGATTTAGGATGA
- a CDS encoding LIC11086 family outer membrane transporter, which yields MKQNILIFHFFFFFLCVFSLEAHHTGMGGSEQSSTRFVDPFTGKREKPANYVVFTQDFFKQTNENSNIYTTTFFGEMNLKNGMFALNLSTPYTYYEQKNRSDAARIGKTYVGVKYLPLIDFQKNYFIVLSANIGFPSGPDTDRFTGGNYYSGIPGLTLGYLLGKFSFVGRISGIFPLSKSQPTNLQDNDGIFYWLRNPSSSPPEETYLLKKTSLFSGYVTYLWKSGLSFFAGFLYRTPYEGVDLKRTNQGKVPTIFREVSFGFSANISEKLNFNLSYRHPLYRGDDYRLYDYAITAAVSIEISGLENSEPKPKEEVKKESTEP from the coding sequence ATGAAACAAAATATTCTTATATTCCACTTTTTCTTTTTTTTTCTGTGTGTATTTTCGCTCGAAGCGCATCACACCGGAATGGGAGGTAGCGAACAATCCTCCACCCGTTTTGTGGACCCGTTCACCGGCAAAAGGGAAAAGCCTGCAAACTATGTGGTTTTCACTCAGGACTTCTTCAAACAAACAAACGAAAATAGTAATATCTACACGACCACCTTTTTCGGAGAAATGAACCTTAAAAACGGTATGTTCGCTCTAAATCTGAGCACTCCTTATACGTACTACGAGCAGAAAAATCGCTCCGACGCCGCAAGAATCGGCAAAACATACGTTGGAGTCAAATATCTACCCTTAATCGATTTTCAAAAAAATTATTTCATTGTTCTCAGTGCAAATATCGGTTTTCCATCCGGTCCCGATACGGATAGATTTACAGGGGGAAATTATTATTCCGGTATTCCCGGTCTCACTCTGGGCTACCTTTTAGGTAAGTTTAGTTTTGTAGGAAGAATCAGCGGTATCTTTCCTCTTTCAAAATCGCAACCCACCAATCTTCAAGACAACGACGGCATCTTTTATTGGCTGAGAAACCCATCTTCTTCGCCGCCCGAAGAAACGTACCTTCTTAAAAAAACGAGTCTCTTTTCCGGATACGTTACGTATCTTTGGAAGTCCGGTCTTTCTTTCTTTGCCGGTTTCTTATATAGAACTCCTTACGAAGGCGTCGATCTCAAAAGAACGAATCAAGGTAAAGTTCCGACAATTTTTAGAGAAGTCAGTTTCGGATTCTCCGCGAACATTTCCGAAAAACTCAACTTCAATCTTTCGTATCGTCATCCGCTCTATCGCGGAGACGATTATCGGTTATACGACTACGCGATTACAGCCGCAGTCTCGATCGAAATCTCGGGATTGGAAAATTCCGAACCGAAACCCAAAGAAGAAGTTAAGAAAGAATCCACCGAACCGTAA
- a CDS encoding LIC_11090 family protein, whose protein sequence is MKFSFSILLSVSTLFQAIVFSSGLFGCILAEKAKICECNHGSKMQKHSNEEDKSFSKKVLSENRSMVSKKLPNCHSAKSGEVHVCSCKKAENKLSQLSAFYSALFSPIQGADIKHNPNFIQIIILEYSNSGILSFSSPLKPPRFS, encoded by the coding sequence ATGAAATTTTCCTTTTCGATCCTTTTATCCGTTTCGACCTTATTTCAAGCTATTGTTTTTTCCAGCGGTCTCTTCGGTTGTATTCTCGCAGAAAAGGCAAAAATCTGCGAATGCAATCACGGAAGCAAAATGCAGAAACACTCGAACGAAGAAGATAAAAGCTTTTCTAAAAAGGTCCTCTCGGAAAATCGATCGATGGTTTCTAAAAAACTCCCAAACTGTCATTCCGCAAAATCGGGAGAAGTTCATGTTTGTTCCTGCAAAAAGGCGGAAAATAAACTCTCTCAACTGAGCGCATTTTACTCGGCTCTTTTTTCTCCGATACAAGGAGCCGATATCAAGCATAACCCCAACTTCATTCAAATCATTATTTTAGAATATTCTAATTCCGGAATTCTCTCTTTTTCCTCTCCGCTAAAGCCCCCTCGATTCTCTTAA
- a CDS encoding LIC10774 family surface protein, producing MKQIFSMCLAAFLLFAGCAGANDGNENSSLLLLGISDKSLLDIAANPQRSLVNSVPTPNVHYVDALSGNNSNPGTSLAPYKTITYAVSQPGNTIYVAPGTYNETLGETFPIKIPAGINLIGNESGKGIESKVKGGNSGYTGTGIIRNEGPTLILGMGVVSTGFEYATLILENGSTVAGFTITNPKPYSGADTSAVQVPGSISGIISGITIRNNTLTENIGGAGVFIRTSNQGETGNIISGNTIVSNYFGIYNSFSNAAIKVENNLISRNKSGILLMTNTDFGINVDLGGGSTGSVGNNTISCNTFNDLYTSASNTTTLYAKNNHWDHIPPTVLTTGGVADILNPSNSSILTSGMSLAAAPCNP from the coding sequence ATGAAACAAATTTTTTCAATGTGCCTGGCAGCTTTTCTGTTATTTGCGGGATGTGCGGGAGCAAACGATGGAAATGAAAATTCTTCGCTCCTTCTTTTGGGAATCTCCGACAAATCGTTGTTAGATATTGCAGCAAATCCTCAGAGATCCTTAGTAAATTCAGTACCGACACCCAACGTTCATTACGTGGATGCTCTTTCGGGAAATAATTCCAACCCTGGAACGTCACTCGCTCCTTACAAAACTATTACGTATGCAGTTTCGCAACCCGGAAATACGATCTATGTAGCGCCCGGAACCTACAACGAAACGCTGGGAGAAACGTTTCCCATAAAGATACCTGCAGGTATAAATTTAATCGGAAATGAATCCGGAAAAGGCATAGAAAGTAAAGTAAAGGGAGGAAATTCCGGTTATACCGGCACTGGGATCATTCGTAATGAAGGACCTACTTTGATTTTGGGAATGGGAGTGGTTTCCACTGGATTTGAGTACGCTACTTTGATTTTAGAAAACGGCAGCACAGTTGCCGGATTTACGATTACCAATCCTAAACCTTACTCTGGAGCGGACACTTCGGCTGTTCAAGTTCCTGGATCAATTTCCGGCATTATTTCCGGAATCACAATTCGAAACAACACATTGACCGAAAATATCGGAGGTGCGGGGGTTTTTATCCGAACTTCCAATCAGGGCGAAACTGGAAATATCATTTCCGGTAATACTATCGTTTCAAATTATTTCGGGATCTATAATTCTTTCTCAAACGCAGCGATCAAAGTAGAAAATAATTTGATTTCTCGGAACAAGTCGGGAATTCTTCTCATGACTAATACCGACTTCGGTATCAACGTGGATTTGGGAGGAGGAAGCACTGGAAGTGTGGGAAACAATACCATTTCCTGCAATACGTTTAATGATCTATACACATCGGCTTCGAATACGACTACTTTGTATGCTAAGAACAATCATTGGGATCACATTCCGCCTACTGTACTGACGACAGGCGGAGTTGCGGATATATTGAATCCTTCCAATTCTTCCATTTTAACTTCTGGCATGAGTCTCGCGGCTGCGCCTTGTAACCCGTAA